From the Gammaproteobacteria bacterium genome, the window ATCAAAAGCTTCTCGGTAGTGTATGGTTGACTGATTATCCCACAGGACAACATCCCCGTTTTTCCAATGGTGCACCTCGCGGTACTGCAAAATTTGTATATGCTCTTGAAGCCGAGTGATTAGTGGCATACCAATTTCCACAGGTACACCAACCAACTCCAACTCGTATGCCAAGTTTAAATATAGTATTTTTTCTCTTGTTTCAGGGTGTGTTCTGACAAGTGGGTGGGCGAAAGTTGCTCCAGGGGGAGTGTCGATTCTACGGTCTACATATTTTGTGGAAACCGATCCGAACGGGCGATAAAATGGATTGAATGTTATTAATCTTAAATCTTGGATAAGGTTTTTAGTTTCCACATCAAGGAGTGTATAGGCCTTTGCCATATCAATCCAGATTGTGGGAGATGAGTGATCGTCAACGTCAACCGCGTATAACAAAGAGATCGAAGATGGGCAGCGCAACCATTGATGATCAGAGTGTGGCAGAACCTCCTGATGCCCCAGATATGAAGTGGGATATTCATCAGCACGGTTTCCGATAATCACTACAGGAGAAGCATTCACGCTTTCGCTTCCTAATACAGGAGATTGATGATCTGGAACAAATGGTGGGCCAAATCGAAACGCAAACTCTGACAGATGATCATCCGTCATAATTTGATTAGAAAATGTGACCAAACGATGGTGGTGCAACAGTTGTCGGATTTGAAGTGCATGATGAGGTGCAAGTCCAGCAGCCAAGT encodes:
- a CDS encoding TauD/TfdA family dioxygenase, which gives rise to MSNLVYTENESGLGVTIHHVNLAAGLAPHHALQIRQLLHHHRLVTFSNQIMTDDHLSEFAFRFGPPFVPDHQSPVLGSESVNASPVVIIGNRADEYPTSYLGHQEVLPHSDHQWLRCPSSISLLYAVDVDDHSSPTIWIDMAKAYTLLDVETKNLIQDLRLITFNPFYRPFGSVSTKYVDRRIDTPPGATFAHPLVRTHPETREKILYLNLAYELELVGVPVEIGMPLITRLQEHIQILQYREVHHWKNGDVVLWDNQSTIHYREAFDPNVRRVLKRVSIAGGIPY